One Neoarius graeffei isolate fNeoGra1 chromosome 16, fNeoGra1.pri, whole genome shotgun sequence DNA segment encodes these proteins:
- the LOC132900175 gene encoding uncharacterized protein LOC132900175 isoform X2 — protein sequence MRTDGQWPPPGCDGQVTDDILTAEERHQGLLRELQDLVEHELERDTEYTQEKEEYNLNDMDDPEDRKRARWTDEEQMADRKQGDDEEEEEEESTRELEELLAEEIRKKEEARNDHSELEELRTKEEKSETNGEEEEKERRKNEVELTAEKEKVEHELQVLTNDETKTRERQEKEEELQELLQKMEMAKEEQEEPTEGERGKEDDTTPETKEPQQKREMEKASDERTRQFEKERYNDDEEEDEDEEEEEEQDESEELLEIEVQLRRVAAELRKLHRG from the exons ATGAGGACGGATGGACAGTGGCCCCCGCCAGGTTGTGACGGACAGGTGACCG atgaCATTTTGACTGCCGAAGAGCGGCATCAGGGTCTGCTGAGAGAGCTACAGGACCTGGTTGAGCACG AACTTGAAAGAGATACCGAATACACTCAGGAGAAGGAAGAGTACAACCTGAACGACATGGATGACCCGGAAGACAGGAAACGGGCTAGATGGACGGATGAAGAACAGATGGCAGACAGGAAACAGggggatgatgaagaagaagaggaggaggagagcacACGAGAGCTGGAGGAACTGCTGGCTGAAGAGATCCGGAAGAAAGAAGAGGCCAGAAATGACCACTCGGAGCTGGAGGAGCTGAGAACGAAGGAGGAAAAATCAGAGACCAACGGGGAAGAAGAGGAGAAGGAGCGGAGGAAGAATGAGGTGGAGCTGACAGCAGAGAAAGAGAAAGTGGAACATGAGCTCCAGGTGCTGACGAACGACGAGACGAAAACGAGAGAGAggcaagagaaggaggaggagctgcAGGAGCTGCTGCAGAAGATGGAGATGGCGAAGGAAGAGCAGGAAGAGCCGACGGAGGGGGAGAGGGGAAAGGAGGACGACACAACCCCCGAGACGAAAGAGCCAcagcagaagagggagatggagaAAGCGAGTGACGAGCGGACGCGGCAGTTCGAGAAGGAGCGATACAACGATGACGAGGAGGAAGatgaagatgaggaggaggaggaagagcaaGACGAATCAGAG gagcTGCTGGAGATTGAAGTCCAGTTGAGGAGAGTGGCTGCTGAGCTGAGGAAACTGCACCGGGGCTAA
- the LOC132900175 gene encoding uncharacterized protein LOC132900175 isoform X1 — protein sequence MLLFLPAFLCIFTRVGCLPLLDVKGSSCLEDASMRTDGQWPPPGCDGQVTDDILTAEERHQGLLRELQDLVEHELERDTEYTQEKEEYNLNDMDDPEDRKRARWTDEEQMADRKQGDDEEEEEEESTRELEELLAEEIRKKEEARNDHSELEELRTKEEKSETNGEEEEKERRKNEVELTAEKEKVEHELQVLTNDETKTRERQEKEEELQELLQKMEMAKEEQEEPTEGERGKEDDTTPETKEPQQKREMEKASDERTRQFEKERYNDDEEEDEDEEEEEEQDESEELLEIEVQLRRVAAELRKLHRG from the exons ATGCTCCTGTTTTTACCCGCGTTCTTGTGCATTTTTACACGAG TCGGATGTCTGCCCTTGTTGGATGTGAAG GGAAGCAGTTGTCTGGAGGATGCAAGTATGAGGACGGATGGACAGTGGCCCCCGCCAGGTTGTGACGGACAGGTGACCG atgaCATTTTGACTGCCGAAGAGCGGCATCAGGGTCTGCTGAGAGAGCTACAGGACCTGGTTGAGCACG AACTTGAAAGAGATACCGAATACACTCAGGAGAAGGAAGAGTACAACCTGAACGACATGGATGACCCGGAAGACAGGAAACGGGCTAGATGGACGGATGAAGAACAGATGGCAGACAGGAAACAGggggatgatgaagaagaagaggaggaggagagcacACGAGAGCTGGAGGAACTGCTGGCTGAAGAGATCCGGAAGAAAGAAGAGGCCAGAAATGACCACTCGGAGCTGGAGGAGCTGAGAACGAAGGAGGAAAAATCAGAGACCAACGGGGAAGAAGAGGAGAAGGAGCGGAGGAAGAATGAGGTGGAGCTGACAGCAGAGAAAGAGAAAGTGGAACATGAGCTCCAGGTGCTGACGAACGACGAGACGAAAACGAGAGAGAggcaagagaaggaggaggagctgcAGGAGCTGCTGCAGAAGATGGAGATGGCGAAGGAAGAGCAGGAAGAGCCGACGGAGGGGGAGAGGGGAAAGGAGGACGACACAACCCCCGAGACGAAAGAGCCAcagcagaagagggagatggagaAAGCGAGTGACGAGCGGACGCGGCAGTTCGAGAAGGAGCGATACAACGATGACGAGGAGGAAGatgaagatgaggaggaggaggaagagcaaGACGAATCAGAG gagcTGCTGGAGATTGAAGTCCAGTTGAGGAGAGTGGCTGCTGAGCTGAGGAAACTGCACCGGGGCTAA